In Macrobrachium rosenbergii isolate ZJJX-2024 chromosome 47, ASM4041242v1, whole genome shotgun sequence, the following are encoded in one genomic region:
- the LOC136830855 gene encoding uncharacterized protein, translating into MKGVLPQAQQHQQLTDSHLQQLPLTTTPATTTSQTTTPATTTPTTTSPTTTTSPTTTASPSHKTSTAAHTKQPQTAPTHQPKQQRQQHKTLPLPPPINKRDPKLQEHRNQDTRVDTQTPSANPTPFSAYNTPVTKTPLLPNPTPFSTINTPARKTPLLTLPPAPTTTPSSSHPTHSICTSTPESPSKRNAVSFTCEEFRQEVARVVEAVIAQLFPGVDYTVALRNTVAALL; encoded by the coding sequence ATGAAGGGAGTGCTCCCTCAGGCTCAACAACACCAGCAACTAACTGACAGCCACCTACAACAACTACCCTTGACaacaacaccagcaacaactacctctcagacaaccacaccagcaacaactaccccTACGACAACCTCACCAACAACAACTACctcaccaacaacaacagcaagccCCTCCCACAAGACCTCCACAGCAGCACACACAAAACAACCCCAAACTGCACCCACACACCAGCCTAAGCAACAAAGACAACAACACAAAACTCTACCACTGCCACCCCCCATAAACAAACGAGACCCCAAACTCCAAGAACACAGAAACCAAGACACACGCGTTGACACACAGACTCCATCCGCAAATCCCACTCCTTTCTCTGCCTACAACACCCCAGTCACAAAAACACCCCTACTTCCAAATCCTACTCCTTTCTCCACCATCAACACCCCAGCCAGAAAAACACCCCTACTTACCCTCCCACCTGCCCCTACCACCACACCTTCATCCTCACATCCTACCCACAGCATTTGCACCAGCACCCCAGAGTCCCCCTCCAAAAGAAATGCAGTCTCCTTCACCTGTGAGGAATTTAGACAAGAGGTAGCCAGAGTTGTGGAAGCAGTTATAGCACAACTCTTCCCAGGAGTGGACTACACAGTAGCACTGAGGAACACAGTTGCAGCCCTGTTATAA